From a region of the Haematobia irritans isolate KBUSLIRL chromosome 4, ASM5000362v1, whole genome shotgun sequence genome:
- the LOC142235762 gene encoding uncharacterized protein LOC142235762, with the protein MSRSAPNSVSNDNAGEQDMRGQEFLFDCDHLVLFCDIFEKADLENQTETLLDVKFDELEGRWRKVQDGYRNVMMTPGLIADKDFKDKVRLNYNICAEEYYSTRSKIIDILRMERGQNITSRRPSLLAQYRVPGPNVPAPIPNEFSVYHGQPQDSTGSFIKVPPCDTEIFKGGYEEWPSFRDMFTAVYVNHPKLTRAQKLYHLRNKTRGSAGAIVKRYTLCDENFDLAWDALKTRYENKRVLVDNQLRILFNIPPATVENSDSIQKVQSTVNDCLSTLKTLDVDVDGWDPILIYLISTKLPDETLSLWEQSLKSHRDLPRWSQMDEFLIFDSNESYKSKTQTFLSQDNLALCTLCNNDHSLRICPEFKKLSTQERIDYVFRNKICNNCLSTGHVKNSCKSKKRCWECKKNHHTLLHIKTVTTVTNTDKTTPTTIDGQQVALNSFVDGPSTSSNSCSQIQANFSSGNETILLRTALVQVEHDGELFTIRALIDPGSQRTFLSERIRNRLKIPYRKALFEISGIGRQHQTSSKECELTLVARRRDSRFTIRAIVLPKVTQRLPASSFEIPQSSALQELDLADPNFNKSAQVDLVLGNDSERFINIDGIKKNICGTTSAYNTVFGWVLSGPIRAETVQSFSIRVSEDETRLLHELIRKFWETEEVPSEPPPSKESEFCENFYKSTTIRREDGRYMVRLPFKQEFPQFVSLGSSRFMALAQYSRMERTLSRNPELHAQYEAVLNEYLKLGHMEEVSPCELSQNDSFRSYYLPHHAVLRPEHKTTKLRIVFNASRKTKSGFSLNDVLYTGPTLQNDLTFVILNWRKYKYVFSGDIQKMYRQILVHPADRPFQRIVHRKDSASSAKDYQLNRVTFGINCAPFLSIRTILQLATDCQEQFPQISSILRNEIYVDDVLSGGFTLTDTKTILNQLVAVLNSAGFPLRKFASNDSQLLQGLSPEDLYESDFLRFQETSSAKALGLKWNAYTDTFSYSFNPISDCESITKRKILSAIASLFDPAGWITPIIIRAKIMMQQLWLEGIGWDDDIGQESLQKWRSLVSDLSQINEITINRWIQYFPTDNVEIHGFSDASKAAYCACVYVRSQTSKHVTFSNLLVAKSKVAPLQTVCLPRLELNGALLLAKLVNFVISKFDFKVSETFLWTDSSIVLGWLSKPPWNWETYVANRTSQIHSLVPNAKWRHVPTRDNPADIGTRGSNPQELKTNSLWWTGPSWITNPSSTWPNSNPLAPPQSQKQVQSFNVNVELPDILDRFSSYPRALRVLAYIYRFYSNCCAKTNKVHTASAELTHSEIKSIKTRLIILAQKRFFQTEYGELKKSNPISNKSSLSTLNPFLDSHGIMRVNGRLADSSLSYNERYPIILPGNSRLCHLYLSHLHLFLAHGECILMCRMLQTEFYLARAKTRVKSIIRKCKTCVIFKHKPCSQIMAPLPPERCTITPPFHFTGIDFAGPFELKSSHLRKSPIMKGYACVFVCFSTKAIHLEPCSDLSSAAFEAAFARFVGRRGLPQRVISDNGRNFIGASRHLLKEFSHFLKSSSTCISQKYSTHGFEWRFIPPHAPHMGGLWEAAVKSFKYHLAGSHRFTFEQFATVLTRIEGVLNSRPISAMSEDPSDLTALTPGHFIKGAPIMALPEPVSTDLSLINRWLKLKALHHQFALRWKEDYLKALQKRYKWKNCTPNIKIGDLVVVLDDLLPPCEWRLGRVEKTHIGSDNMVRVADIRVETGTITRPIVKLCLLPFDSENISTTERKASNTRRRNPYLYKCELCRTFHPIRFCKKFLDMDALQRRIAIRTHNYCENCLAKSHTTNACPSTDSCRKCKARHHTLLHGQYPRNQNTTSSRSHSKRLHQQQSTVKQASQQKASTKSRARKHTKKAKETRETPTTPNHMILNSSRFPRNFNWILVGHFTPAVITRTPQYSPQFYFHSCWSAHKQQVGDSDKIQALNSSRFPRNFNWILVGHFTPAVITRTPQYSPQFYFHSCWSAHKQQVGDSDKIQALYSWVPIAL; encoded by the exons ATGTCTCGAAGTGCTCCGAATTCTGTTAGCAATGACAACGCGGGTGAGCAGGATATGCGAGGACAAGAATTTCTGTTCGACTGTGATCACCTCGTTTTAttttgtgacatttttgagaaagCTGATCTTGAAAATCAGACTGAGACCTTGTTAGATGTCAAGTTTGATGAATTAGAAGGGAGATGGAGGAAGGTTCAGGACGGTTATCGGAACGTAATGATGACTCCAGGGCTCATTGCGGACAAGGATTTTAAGGATAAGGTTCGATTGAATTATAACATTTGCGCGGAGGAGTATTATTCAACCCGTTCAAAGATAATAGATATCCTCCGAATGGAAAGGGGTCAGAACATTACTTCCAGACGACCTTCATTATTAGCACAATATCGGGTTCCTGGGCCTAACGTCCCAGCACCGATTCCTAATGAATTTTCTGTTTACCACGGCCAACCACAGGACTCCACTGGAAGTTTTATAAAGGTTCCACCGTGTGACACCGAGATTTTCAAGGGTGGTTACGAAGAATGGCCGTCATTTCGTGATATGTTCACGGCGGTCTACGTCAACCACCCAAAACTTACCCGAGCTCAAAAGTTATATCACCTTCGAAACAAAACCCGCGGGAGCGCCGGTGCTATCGTGAAAAGGTATACCCTGTGCGATGAAAATTTCGATTTAGCATGGGATGCCCTTAAGACTAGGTATGAGAACAAAAGAGTCTTGGTTGATAATCAACTCCGAATACTTTTCAATATCCCACCTGCCACTGTGGAGAATAGCGATTCGATACAGAAGGTCCAATCTACAGTAAATGATTGCCTTTCGACTCTCAAAACATTGGATGTTGACGTAGACGGTTGGGATCCTATTTTAATATATCTTATTTCAACAAAACTTCCAGACGAAACACTATCTCTGTGGGAACAATCTTTAAAATCCCATAGAGATCTGCCACGATGGTCCCAAATGGACGAGTTTCTT ATATTCGACTCCAATGAGTCTTATAAATCGAAGACTCAAACATTTTTATCTCAGGACAATTTGGCTTTATGTACTCTTTGCAATAATGACCACAGCTTACGAATTTGCCCGGAATTTAAGAAATTGAGCACCCAAGAAAGAATTGATTATGTTTTCcgcaataaaatttgtaataattgtcTCTCAACGGGTCATGTGAAGAATAGTTGCAAAAGCAAGAAAAGGTGTTGGGAGTGTAAGAAAAACCACCACACTTTGCTCCATATAAAAACGGTTACGACTGTTACAAATACAGATAAAACCACACCGACTACTATCGATGGCCAGCAAGTGGCTCTTAACTCTTTCGTGGATGGCCCTTCAACTTCATCCAATTCATGCTCGCAAATTCAGGCCAACTTTTCTTCTGGCAACGAGACTATTTTGTTGCGAACGGCTTTGGTACAGGTCGAACATGACGGCGAGCTATTTACTATACGCGCCCTTATCGATCCAGGATCCCAAAGGACATTTTTGTCTGAAAGGATTCGTAATCGCTTGAAGATCCCATATAGAAAGGCGCTGTTTGAGATATCAGGTATTGGTCGACAGCATCAAACATCAAGTAAGGAATGTGAGCTTACATTGGTTGCACGAAGGAGAGACTCTCGCTTCACAATAAGGGCCATAGTTTTACCGAAGGTTACTCAACGATTACCTGCTTCGTCTTTCGAAATTCCACAGTCCTCTGCTCTTCAGGAACTAGACTTAGCCGATCCCAACTTTAACAAGTCTGCTCAAGTAGATCTTGTACTTGGGAACGACTCCGAGAGGTTTATTAATATAGACGGCATTAAGAAGAATATTTGTGGAACCACTTCTGCCTACAATACCGTTTTCGGATGGGTCTTAAGTGGTCCTATAAGGGCTGAGACTGTGCAGTCATTTTCCATACGGGTTTCGGAAGATGAGACACGCCTTCTACATGAACTCatacgaaaattttgggaaacggAAGAAGTTCCTTCCGAACCACCACCGTCAAAAGAGAgcgaattttgcgaaaatttttacaaatccaCAACTATACGACGAGAAGACGGTCGGTACATGGTACGTCTACCATTTAAACAAGAATTTCCCCAATTTGTTTCCCTTGGTTCGTCAAGATTCATGGCTCTGGCGCAATATTCACGTATGGAGCGCACACTTAGCAGAAATCCTGAATTACACGCGCAGTATGAAGCTGTCTTGAACGAATACCTCAAACTTGGCCACATGGAGGAAGTTTCACCATGTGAGTTGTCACAAAACGATTCTTTTCGCTCTTATTACCTTCCGCATCATGCGGTATTACGCCCGGAACACAAAACGACAAAGCTACGAATAGTGTTCAATGCGTCGAGGAAAACGAAATCTGGGTTTTCACTTAACGACGTACTTTACACTGGCCCAACTCTACAGAACGATCTGACCTTTGTCATACTCAACTGGAGAAAatacaaatatgtattttctgGTGACATTCAAAAGATGTACAGACAAATTCTGGTACATCCCGCGGATAGACCCTTTCAGAGAATTGTACATAGGAAAGATTCcgcaagttccgctaaagattaTCAATTAAACCGTGTCACGTTTGGAATTAATTGCGCACCTTTTCTTTCGATTCGAACCATTTTGCAATTGGCAACTGACTGCCAAGAACAGTTCCCACAAATCTCTTCAATTTTACGGAATGAAATATATGTAGATGATGTTTTATCTGGTGGTTTTACTCTAACAGACACGAAAACTATTTTGAATCAGTTGGTTGCAGTTCTCAATTCCGCTGGGTTTCCATTAAGGAAATTTGCATCTAATGATTCACAATTGCTTCAAGGGTTATCTCCTGAAGACTTGTACGAATCCGATTTTTTACGCTTCCAAGAGACTAGCTCTGCGAAAGCTCTTGGGTTAAAGTGGAATGCATACACTGACACATTCTCTTATTCATTTAATCCCATCTCAGACTGTGAAAGCATAAcaaagagaaaaattttatcggcAATTGCCTCATTATTTGACCCAGCTGGGTGGATTACACCCATAATTATTCGAGCAAAAATCATGATGCAGCAGTTATGGTTGGAGGGCATCGGCTGGGATGATGATATTGGCCAAGAATCTCTACAAAAATGGCGCTCTCTAGTTTCTGACTTGTcacaaattaatgaaattaccATAAACCGTTGGATCCAATATTTTCCAACGGACAATGTTGAGATTCATGGATTTTCTGACGCGTCTAAGGCCGCCTACTGTGCCTGTGTTTATGTAAGATCCCAAACCTCAAAACATGTAACCTTTTCGAACTTGCTAGTAGCAAAGAGTAAAGTGGCTCCACTTCAAACTGTTTGCCTACCGCGATTAGAATTGAATGGAGCTCTCTTACTTGCGAAATTGGtgaattttgttatttcaaaatttgatttcaaagtTTCCGAGACATTTCTTTGGACAGACTCTTCGATCGTCCTAGGATGGTTGTCTAAACCCCCATGGAATTGGGAGACGTACGTAGCAAACCGTACGTCTCAAATTCACTCATTAGTTCCCAATGCGAAATGGCGACATGTGCCTACTCGTGATAACCCTGCCGATATCGGCACCCGAGGTTCAAATCCTcaagaattaaaaacaaattcgttgtGGTGGACAGGTCCATCGTGGATCACGAATCCCTCATCGACGTGGCCTAACTCGAATCCCCTCGCTCCACCACAATCCCAGAAACAAGTACAATCCTTTAATGTTAATGTGGAACTACCTGATATATTGGACAGATTCTCTTCGTATCCTAGGGCACTAAGGGTTCTGGCATATATTTATCGCTTCTATTCCAATTGTTGTGCCAAAACTAACAAGGTTCATACTGCCTCTGCAGAATTAACTCATTCAGAGATCAAATCCATAAAAACTCGTTTAATAATTTTAGCTCAAAAACGTTTCTTCCAAACAGAATACGGGGAACTCAAAAAGTCCAATCCTATCTCGAACAAGAGTTCACTTTCCACGCTAAATCCTTTTTTGGATTCCCATGGGATAATGAGAGTGAACGGCCGTTTGGCAGATTCATCCCTATCGTATAATGAGCGATACCCAATAATACTTCCGGGTAATTCCCGGCTATGCCATTTATATCTCTCGCATCTACACTTATTTCTTGCACATGGTGAATGCATTCTAATGTGCAGAATGTTACAAACCGAATTCTATTTGGCTCGCGCAAAGACCCGAGTGAAAAGCATAATACGCAAGTGCAAGACGTGCGTTATATTTAAGCACAAGCCTTGCTCCCAAATCATGGCGCCGTTACCACCAGAACGTTGTACAATCACACCTCCATTTCATTTCACCGGCATCGATTTTGCTGGTCCCTTCGAACTTAAAAGCTCCCACTTACGCAAATCTCCAATAATGAAGGGTTATGCTTGTGTATTTGTATGCTTTTCCACGAAAGCGATACATCTGGAGCCATGTAGTGACTTGTCGTCAGCAGCATTTGAGGCTGCATTCGCCCGTTTCGTTGGGAGGCGGGGGCTCCCCCAGAGGGTAATCTCTGATAATGGGCGCAATTTCATAGGCGCTAGTCGACATCTTCTCAAAGAATTTTCCCACTTTCTCAAATCATCATCAACTTGCATATCTCAGAAGTATTCCACTCACGGCTTTGAGTGGCGATTTATACCGCCTCATGCACCCCACATGGGCGGACTATGGGAGGCAGCCGTAAAAAGTTTTAAGTATCATCTTGCCGGCTCCCATAGGTTCACATTCGAACAGTTTGCCACTGTACTTACGCGGATAGAAGGTGTATTAAATTCTCGGCCGATTTCTGCCATGTCTGAAGACCCTTCTGATTTAACTGCGTTAACCCCTGGCCATTTTATCAAGGGTGCGCCCATAATGGCTCTTCCTGAACCCGTTTCTACAGATTTATCCCTTATAAACCGGTGGCTGAAACTTAAGGCACTTCACCATCAGTTTGCGTTAAGATGGAAAGAAGACTATCTCAAGGCCCTCCAAAAGCGCTACAAGTGGAAAAATTGCACCCCGAATATTAAAATTGGTGACTTGGTAGTGGTTTTGGATGATTTACTCCCCCCGTGCGAATGGCGGCTCGGACGAGTTGAGAAGACTCATATCGGATCTGACAACATGGTTCGTGTAGCCGATATCCGAGTTGAAACTGGGACGATAACACGTCCGATAGTAAAATTGTGTCTTTTGCCATTTGATTCAGAGAACAT AAGTACCACGGAACGTAAAGCATCTAACACACGCCGACGAAATCCTTATCTCTATAAGTGTGAGCTTTGTCGAACTTTCCACCCAATTCGCTTTTGCAAGAAATTCCTCGACATGGATGCACTGCAGCGTAGAATTGCTATAAGGACCCATAATTACTGCGAAAATTGCTTAGCCAAGAGCCATACTACAAATGCTTGCCCCTCAACAGATTCCTGTAGGAAGTGTAAAGCTCGCCATCATACGCTTTTACATGGACAGTACCCGCGAAACCAAAATACCACTTCTTCACGAAGCCACTCGAAGAGACTTCATCAACAACAAAGCACTGTCAAACAGGCGTCGCAGCAAAAAGCCTCAACTAAATCACGGGCTCGTAAACACACAAAGAAGGCCAAAGAAACCCGAGAAACACCAACCACGCCAAATCATATGATTCT GAATTCAAGTCGCTTTCCCCGCAACTTCAATTGGATATTGGTGGGTCATTTCACTCCTGCTGTGATTACAAGAACTCCGCAATAcagtccacaattttatttccactcgtGTTGGTCAGCACACAAGCAGCAAGTGGGTGATAGTGACAAGATCCAAGCATT